A genomic region of Papaver somniferum cultivar HN1 chromosome 7, ASM357369v1, whole genome shotgun sequence contains the following coding sequences:
- the LOC113300558 gene encoding glyoxysomal fatty acid beta-oxidation multifunctional protein MFP-a-like, with product MGSNKGRTILEVGADGIAVITIVHPPVNSLSFDVLNSLKDNCAEAMRRDDVKALVITGAEGKFSGGFDISAFSEIQDGKIEPPKPGYISIEIISNTLEGGKKPAVAAIEGITLGGGLEIAMACIARVSTSTAQLGLPELQLGLIPGSGGTQRLPRLVGLPKALEMMLMSKPVKGQEAHSLGLVDVIVSPNELVNTARLLALDIVERRRPWVPSLYRTDKIEPLGEAKEVLTFVRAQARKKAPNLRHPQVCIDAIEEGIVSGPVAGLLKEAESFQTLLHDDTCKGLVNIFFAQRATSKVPGITDRRLIPRKLKKVAILGGGLMGSGIATALILSNYPVILKEVNENSLQSGTGRVKVNLRSRVKKGKMTQEKFEKTLSLLKGSLGYESFKDVDMVIEAVTENISLKQQIFADLEKHCPPHCILASNTSTIDLDLIGEKTQSQDRIVGAHFFSPAHVMPLLEIVRTKKTSPQVLVDLLDIGKNIKKTPIVVGNCTGFAVNRTFFPYTQAAILLVEHGTDIYKIDRAVSKFGMPMGPFRLIDLVGFGVVTASATLFVLNFPERSYKSMLIPIMLEDRRSGETTRKGFYVYDNKRKASPDPETAKYIEKARSMSGAKVDPKLMKLSDKDIIEMIFFPVVNEACRVLHEGIAAQASTLDIAAVMGMGFPPYRGGIMFWADSLGSKYICSRLEEWTKMFGDFFKPSAYLEERAAKGSRLSAPMDQAVSRL from the exons ATGGGTAGCAACAAAGGAAGAACAATACTGGAGGTTGGAGCTGATGGAATTGCTGTTATTACTATCGTTCATCCACCTGTTAATTCACTCTCTTTTGATG TGTTGAACAGCCTCAAGGACAATTGTGCAGAAGCTATGCGAAGAGATGACGTAAAAGCACTTGTAATTACAG GCGCAGAAGGAAAGTTTTCTGGAGGTTTTGATATCTCAGCTTTTAGTGAAATCCAAGACGGAAAGA TTGAGCCACCAAAGCCTGGTTATATATCAATTGAAATTATCTCTAACACGTTAGAAG GTGGAAAGAAACCTGCTGTTGCTGCTATTGAGGGCATTACCCTAGGCGGTGGTCTAGAGATCGCCATG GCATGCATTGCTCGTGTTTCTACCTCCACAGCACAGTTAGGCCTTCCAGAACTTCAGCTTGGATTAATTCCTGGATCTGGAG GAACACAGAGACTTCCGCGCCTTGTTGGTCTTCCGAAAGCCCTTGAAATGATGCTG ATGTCGAAGCCAGTGAAGGGGCAAGAAGCTCATTCCTTGGGCTTAGTTGATGTCATAGTTTCACCAAATGAACTGGTAAACACTGCCCGTCTTTTGGCCCTTGATATTGTGGAGCGCAGAAGACCTTGGGTTCCTAGTCTTTACAGAACAGATAAGATAGAGCCATTGGGAGAGGCCAAGGAAGTACTTACTTTTGTTAGAGCTCAGGCTCGGAAAAAAGCTCCCAACCTGAGACATCCTCAAGTCTGCATTGACGCTATCGAAGAAGGCATAGTTTCAGGCCCTGTTGCTGGGCTTTTGAAG GAGGCGGAGTCTTTTCAAACACTTCTACATGATGACACTTGCAAGGGTTTGGTCAACATATTCTTTGCTCAACGTGCAACCTCAAAA GTTCCTGGCATCACTGATAGGAGATTGATACCAAGAAAACTTAAAAAAGTTGCGATTCTGGGCGGAGGACTCATGGGTTCTGGAATTGCAACAGCATTGATCCTTAGTAATTATCCTGTGATCTTGAAAGAAGTAAACGAAAACTCTTTACAGTCCGGAACTGGAAGGGTGAAAG TGAATTTGCGAAGTCGTGTCAAGAAAGGTAAAATGACGCAGGAGAAATTTGAGAAAACCTTGTCTCTTCTCAAGGGTTCTCTCGGCTATGAAAGCTTCAAAGATGTGGACATGGTCATCGAG GCAGTGACCGAAAATATCTCATTGAAACAACAAATTTTTGCTGATCTTGAAAAACATTGCCCACCTCATTGCATTCTTGCTAGTAATACCTCCACAATTGACTTGGATCTGATTGGGGAGAAGACACAGTCCCAGGATCGTATTGTTGGTGCTCATTTTTTCAG TCCGGCTCACGTGATGCCACTTTTGGAGATAGTTCGTACCAAGAAGACATCTCCTCAAGTACTTGTTGACTTACTGGATATTGGGAAAAATATTAAGAAAACCCCAATCGTTGTTGGGAACTGTACCGGATTTGCGGTTAATAGGACGTTCTTCCCTTACACACAAGCAGCAATCTTACTTGTTGAACATGGTACAGACATCTATAAGATTGACAGGGCAGTTTCCAAATTCGGGATGCCAATGGGTCCATTCAG GTTGATTGATTTGGTTGGTTTTGGGGTCGTAACGGCATCTGCCACCCTCTTTGTTCTAAACTTTCCTGAGAGATCATACAAGTCTATGTTGATCCCAATCATGCTAGAGGACAGAAGATCTG GGGAAACCACTCGCAAGGGTTTCTATGTCTATGACAATAAACGCAAGGCAAGCCCTGATCCTGAAACTGCTAAATATATTGAGAAGGCAAGAAGCATGTCCGGTGCAAAAGTTGATCCCAAG TTAATGAAGTTATCAGACAAGGACATAATTGAGATGATATTTTTCCCAGTCGTAAATGAGGCCTGCCGTGTCCTTCATGAAGGAATTGCAGCTCAGGCATCGACCCTTGACATTGCAGCTGTTATGGGGATGGGATTCCCACCATACAG